In Quercus robur chromosome 10, dhQueRobu3.1, whole genome shotgun sequence, a genomic segment contains:
- the LOC126704467 gene encoding 2-alkenal reductase (NADP(+)-dependent)-like gives MANVGEEVSNKQVIFKDYVTGFPEESDMYVITSTIKLKVPEGSNAVLLKNLYLSCDPIMRILMQPVVPSDFSSYTPGSPLNGYGVAKVLDSGHPDFKVGDLVWGANTRWEEYSLTTATERLKKIKHTDVPLSYYTGLLGMPGVTAYAGFHEVCSPKKGEYVFVSAASGAVGQLVGQFAKLFGCYVVGSAGSKEKVDLLKNKFGFDDAFNYNEEHDLDAALKRYFAEGIDIYFENVGGKMLDAVLLNMRNHGRVAVCGMISQYNLDQTEGVKNLMHLIFKRIHVTGFSALDYYHLYPKLLDTVLPYIKEGKIVYVEDIAEGLESGPAALVGLFKGRNKGKQVVVVARE, from the exons ATGGCAAATGTTGGGGAGGAAGTGAGTAACAAGCAAGTGATATTCAAGGACTATGTCACTGGTTTTCCAGAGGAATCAGACATGTACGTGATCACAAGTACCATAAAATTGAAGGTTCCAGAGGGTTCCAATGCTGTTCTTTTGAAGAACCTTTACTTGTCCTGCGATCCCATAATGCGTATCCTAATGCAACCAGTTGTTCCTAGCGATTTCTCCAGTTACACCCCGGGCTCT CCGTTAAACGGGTATGGGGTGGCTAAAGTTTTGGATTCTGGGCACCCAGACTTCAAGGTAGGTGATTTAGTTTGGGGAGCTAATACTAGATGGGAAGAGTACAGCCTAACCACGGCAACCGAAAGACTAAAAAAGATCAAGCATACCGATGTACCCCTTTCCTACTATACGGGCCTTCTTG GTATGCCTGGTGTGACTGCTTATGCTGGTTTCCATGAAGTTTGTTCTCCTAAGAAAGGAGAATATGTCTTCGTTTCAGCAGCATCTGGTGCAGTTGGCCAGCTTGTTGGACAATTTGCAAAATTGTTTGGTTGTTATGTTGTTGGAAGTGCTGGAAGCAAAGAAAAG GTTGATCTACTGAAGAATAAGTTTGGTTTTGATGATGCTTTCAATTATAATGAAGAGCATGACTTGGATGCAGCTTTGAAAAG GTATTTCGCAGAGGGCATTGATATCTACTTTGAGAATGTTGGGGGTAAGATGCTTGATGCAGTGCTCCTAAACATGAGAAACCATGGTCGTGTTGCTGTATGTGGAATGATCTCACAGTATAATCTTGATCAAACTGAAGGCGTGAAAAATTTGATGCACCTCATATTCAAGCGCATCCATGTTACAGGATTTTCAGCTCTTGATTACTATCACCTCTATCCCAAGTTATTAGATACTGTGCTGCCTTATATCAAAGAGGGGAAGATAGTGTATGTGGAAGACATTGCCGAAGGCCTTGAAAGTGGTCCAGCTGCCCTGGTTGGACTCTTTAAGGGTCGCAACAAAGGGAAACAAGTAGTTGTAGTTGCTCGAGAATAA